Proteins from a single region of Pyxidicoccus trucidator:
- a CDS encoding PqqD family protein encodes MSAAPGANFGVDHVPTPREGVSGQRFGSDYIVLDAEGRTLRGLNPTAIRIWELCDGKRTARSVAEQVAREYKMEPSQVLTDTLRFLTDLARLGLIDELQEVR; translated from the coding sequence ATGAGCGCGGCCCCTGGCGCCAACTTCGGAGTGGACCATGTCCCCACGCCTCGCGAGGGTGTGTCCGGCCAGCGGTTCGGCTCGGACTACATCGTGCTGGACGCGGAGGGACGCACGCTGCGCGGGCTGAACCCGACGGCGATCCGCATCTGGGAGCTCTGTGACGGGAAGCGCACCGCGCGCTCCGTGGCCGAGCAGGTAGCACGCGAATACAAGATGGAGCCGTCGCAGGTCCTCACGGACACGCTGCGGTTCCTGACAGACCTGGCCCGGCTGGGCCTCATTGACGAGCTTCAGGAGGTACGGTGA
- a CDS encoding S24 family peptidase, producing MQPAPSHSTVPADLRWIPVRGDSMWPSLRSGDLAGVEPLAREPRPGDVVLARFDHALVLHRVKRCDAGVLALRGDNSPAEDPPLPPSRVLGLVRRVRRSGVVLEEGWDRGPSRLGRWRVAVKWRLAALLGRGGRS from the coding sequence ATGCAGCCAGCGCCCTCCCATTCCACCGTGCCAGCGGACCTGCGCTGGATTCCCGTGCGCGGGGACAGCATGTGGCCGTCGCTGCGCTCGGGCGACCTGGCGGGTGTGGAGCCACTGGCGCGCGAGCCGAGGCCCGGCGACGTGGTGCTGGCGCGCTTCGACCACGCGCTGGTGCTGCACCGGGTGAAGCGCTGCGACGCGGGTGTATTGGCGCTGCGCGGGGACAACTCGCCCGCGGAGGACCCGCCGCTGCCGCCTTCGCGCGTGCTGGGGCTGGTGCGCCGGGTGCGCCGGAGCGGGGTGGTGCTGGAGGAGGGGTGGGACCGGGGCCCGTCGCGGCTGGGCCGCTGGCGGGTGGCGGTGAAGTGGCGGCTGGCGGCGCTGCTGGGACGGGGAGGGCGCTCATGA
- the hisS gene encoding histidine--tRNA ligase, which produces MNDLLPGEIEIWQHVEGTAREVFGRYGFGEVRTPMVEDTALFVRSVGEETDIVGKEMYTFLDKGERSLSLRPEGTAPAARAYIEHSISNQEPVTRWFYMGPMFRYERMKTGRYRQFYQIGAEAYGAKEAAQDAEMMDMVVQFLGALELKDVSLNLNSLGDEACRPAYHAKLVEYLKAHREELCGDCQRRMETNPLRVLDCKNPTCQGIAAAGPNVLEFLCEPCRTHFDDLQRKLTALGIKYVVNPRMVRGLDYYTRTVFEFIAAHPALGTASTVGGGGRYDKMMKGLGGPDVPAVGFAMGLDRLVLLLKESGRKYSTPPDLFVAVADEGSQDAALTLASRLRREGLRVDYDTRGGSLKSQMKRADKSGARFTLVLGEAERTSGQAKLKPMAGGDLIPVALDSVASVVRAQPAAAPAGSPASA; this is translated from the coding sequence ATGAATGATCTCCTTCCTGGGGAGATCGAGATCTGGCAGCACGTGGAGGGCACGGCGCGCGAGGTGTTCGGCCGGTACGGCTTCGGCGAGGTCCGCACGCCCATGGTGGAGGACACCGCGCTCTTCGTGCGCAGCGTGGGCGAGGAGACGGACATCGTCGGCAAGGAGATGTACACGTTCCTCGACAAGGGCGAGCGCAGCCTGTCGCTGCGTCCGGAGGGCACCGCGCCCGCGGCGCGCGCGTACATCGAGCACTCCATCAGCAACCAGGAGCCCGTCACCCGCTGGTTCTACATGGGGCCCATGTTCCGCTACGAGCGGATGAAGACGGGCCGCTACCGCCAGTTCTATCAAATCGGCGCGGAGGCCTACGGCGCGAAGGAGGCCGCCCAGGACGCCGAGATGATGGACATGGTGGTCCAGTTCCTGGGCGCGCTGGAGTTGAAGGACGTGTCCCTCAACCTCAACTCCCTGGGGGACGAGGCGTGCCGGCCCGCGTACCACGCGAAGCTGGTGGAGTACCTCAAGGCCCACCGCGAGGAGCTGTGCGGGGACTGCCAGCGGCGCATGGAGACCAACCCGCTGCGCGTGCTCGACTGCAAGAACCCGACGTGCCAGGGCATCGCCGCCGCGGGGCCCAACGTGCTCGAGTTCCTGTGCGAGCCGTGCCGCACGCACTTCGATGATTTGCAGCGCAAGCTGACGGCACTGGGCATCAAGTACGTGGTCAACCCGCGCATGGTGCGGGGCCTGGACTACTACACGCGCACCGTCTTCGAGTTCATCGCCGCGCACCCCGCGCTGGGCACCGCCAGCACCGTGGGCGGCGGCGGCCGGTACGACAAGATGATGAAGGGCCTGGGCGGGCCGGACGTGCCCGCCGTGGGCTTCGCCATGGGGTTGGACCGGCTGGTGCTGCTGCTGAAGGAGAGCGGCCGCAAGTACTCCACGCCGCCGGACCTGTTCGTGGCCGTGGCGGACGAGGGCTCGCAGGACGCCGCCCTGACGCTGGCCAGCCGCCTGCGCCGCGAGGGGCTGCGCGTGGACTACGACACGCGCGGCGGCAGCCTGAAGAGCCAGATGAAGCGCGCCGACAAGAGCGGCGCCCGCTTCACCCTCGTCCTGGGCGAGGCCGAGCGCACCAGCGGCCAGGCGAAGCTGAAGCCCATGGCCGGTGGAGACCTCATCCCCGTGGCCCTGGACTCCGTGGCCAGCGTGGTCCGTGCCCAGCCGGCCGCCGCCCCGGCGGGCAGCCCCGCGTCGGCCTGA
- the asd gene encoding archaetidylserine decarboxylase (Phosphatidylserine decarboxylase is synthesized as a single chain precursor. Generation of the pyruvoyl active site from a Ser is coupled to cleavage of a Gly-Ser bond between the larger (beta) and smaller (alpha chains). It is an integral membrane protein.) — translation MNEQTFMKLMQLLPKSALSTLVGVATRLPAPAPVHHAAMRAFAKAYNVDMEEAEHTFERYPTFAEFFTRGLKPGLRPIDPGEKVVVSPVDGRVSQVGYSDQGRCLQAKGIEYTVDELLGDKEAAKPFHGGAWTTIYLSPRDYHRIHAPLGGTITGYAYIPGEFWPVNPASVKNKQSLFCVNERLVTYLDTVAGKCAVVKVGATCVSRIKATYDEVLTHAGKPGKVHKYDSGFKVEKGGELGRFEMGSTVILLFEPKRVIWDDSLKEEAVVRLGKRIGVIT, via the coding sequence ATGAACGAACAGACCTTCATGAAGTTGATGCAGTTGTTGCCCAAGTCCGCCCTGTCCACGTTGGTGGGCGTGGCCACGCGCCTGCCTGCTCCGGCGCCGGTGCACCACGCGGCGATGCGCGCCTTCGCCAAGGCGTACAACGTGGACATGGAGGAGGCCGAGCACACGTTCGAGCGCTACCCCACGTTCGCCGAGTTCTTCACCCGCGGCCTGAAGCCGGGCCTGCGCCCCATCGACCCGGGGGAGAAGGTGGTGGTGTCCCCGGTGGATGGCCGCGTGTCCCAGGTGGGCTACTCGGACCAGGGCCGCTGCCTTCAGGCGAAGGGCATCGAGTACACGGTGGACGAGCTGCTGGGCGACAAGGAGGCCGCGAAGCCGTTCCATGGCGGCGCCTGGACGACCATCTACCTGTCCCCGCGCGACTACCACCGCATCCACGCGCCGCTGGGCGGCACCATCACCGGCTACGCGTACATCCCCGGTGAGTTCTGGCCCGTGAATCCTGCGTCGGTGAAGAACAAGCAGTCCCTGTTCTGCGTCAACGAGCGGCTCGTCACGTACCTGGACACGGTGGCGGGCAAGTGCGCCGTCGTCAAAGTCGGCGCCACCTGCGTGTCGCGCATCAAGGCGACGTACGACGAGGTGCTCACGCACGCGGGCAAGCCCGGCAAGGTCCACAAGTACGACTCGGGCTTCAAGGTGGAGAAGGGCGGCGAGCTGGGCCGGTTCGAGATGGGCTCCACCGTCATCCTGCTGTTCGAGCCCAAGCGCGTCATCTGGGACGACAGCCTGAAGGAAGAGGCGGTGGTGCGCCTGGGCAAGCGCATTGGAGTGATTACGTGA